A stretch of Rhododendron vialii isolate Sample 1 chromosome 4a, ASM3025357v1 DNA encodes these proteins:
- the LOC131324088 gene encoding uncharacterized protein LOC131324088: MSTKFLLVLLLGVVALTTSSLADHHKPPTNPGHKPPEHKPLAVEVDDDKNPLKLPKPPPKYKPPTPEDVELVEDGPKLPPFGPKPPPFGPKPPGPKLPPFGPKPPPFGPKPPPKQPPKGPKHKPPTPEDVESVENGKKPPKGPKPPPKYKPPTPEDVELVEDGPKLPPFGPKLPPNGPKLPPKQPLKGPKHKPPTPEDVESVEDGKKPPKGPKPPPKHKPPTPGE; encoded by the coding sequence ATGTCTACCAAATTCCTCCTAGTGTTGCTTCTTGGTGTGGTGGCTCTCACCACTTCCTCATTAGCTGACCACCACAAACCACCTACTAATCCCGGCCACAAACCACCGGAGCACAAACCACTTGCCGTAGAAGTAGACGATGATAAGAACCCTCTGAAGCTACCAAAACCACCCCCAAAATACAAACCACCGACCCCAGAAGATGTTGAGTTGGTAGAAGATGGCCCAAAACTACCCCCATTTGGCCCAAAACCACCCCCATTTGGCCCAAAACCACCTGGCCCAAAACTACCCCCATTTGGCCCAAAACCACCCCCATTTGGCCCAAAACCACCCCCAAAACAGCCTCCAAAGGGCCCAAAACACAAACCACCAACCCCAGAAGATGTTGAGTCCGTAGAAAATGGTAAGAAGCCTCCAAAGGGCCCAAAACCACCCCCAAAATACAAACCACCGACTCCAGAAGATGTTGAGTTGGTAGAAGATGGCCCAAAACTACCCCCATTTGGCCCAAAACTGCCTCCAAATGGCCCAAAACTGCCCCCAAAACAGCCTCTAAAGGGCCCAAAACACAAACCACCAACCCCAGAAGATGTTGAGTCCGTAGAAGATGGTAAGAAGCCTCCAAAGGGCCCAAAACCACCCCCAAAACACAAGCCACCAACCCCAGGAGAGTGA